Proteins found in one Populus alba chromosome 14, ASM523922v2, whole genome shotgun sequence genomic segment:
- the LOC118045744 gene encoding fasciclin-like arabinogalactan protein 2 yields the protein MPRPLPLLTLAISLVLLASTTTVNAHNITRILAKHPQFSTFNHYLTVTHLAAEINRRQTITVLALDNAAMSSLISKQLSVYTLRNVLSLHVLVDYFGTRKLHQITNGTEVTATMFQATGSAPGASGYVNITDLNGGKVAFGAEDNDGKLDAVYVKSLEEIPYNISILQISQPLNSAEAEAPTAAPTLNVTAILSNQGCKAFSDLLIASGAHTTFEENVDGGLTVFCPTDPVINGFMPKYKNLTAPQKVSLLLYHGIPIYQSLQMLKTSNGIMNTLATNGANKYDFTVQNDGEVVTLETKVMTATITGTVKDEEPLVVYKVNKVLLPRELFKAAPEKKAPAPKGEKEVADGPNADAPSDESNDQTADNDNGVNKMGCGRLAVVAPSFFFGVVMFFLFE from the exons ATGCCACGCCCACTGCCTCTCCTCACTCTCGCCATCTCTCTAGTCCTCCTTGCCTCCACCACAACTGTAAATGCACACAACATCACACGCATCCTAGCCAAACACCCTCAATTCTCCACCTTCAACCACTACCTCACAGTCACCCACCTCGCCGCAGAAATCAACCGCCGACAGACCATTACTGTCCTCGCTCTCGACAATGCTGCCATGTCATCTTTAATATCCAAGCAGCTCTCTGTTTACACTCTAAGGAATGTTCTCTCTTTACACGTTCTTGTTGATTACTTTGGTACCAGGAAACTCCACCAGATTACTAATGGTACTGAAGTGACTGCCACCATGTTCCAAGCCACTGGTTCAGCCCCTGGCGCCTCAGGTTATGTCAATATTACTGATCTTAACGGAGGTAAAGTGGCATTTGGCGCTGAAGATAACGATGGAAAGCTTGATGCTGTTTATGTCAAGTCTCTCGAAGAGATTCCATATAACATATCCATTTTACAAATCAGTCAG CCTCTGAATTCAGCGGAAGCAGAAGCACCGACGGCGGCGCCAACACTGAATGTAACAGCCATTCTGTCGAATCAAGGTTGTAAAGCGTTCTCCGACTTGTTGATAGCTTCTGGGGCACACACCACATTCGAGGAAAACGTTGACGGAGGTTTAACTGTATTTTGCCCCACCGACCCCGTTATCAATGGCTTCATGCCCAAGTACAAGAACTTGACAGCTCCCCAAAAAGTCTCGTTACTGTTATATCACGGTATCCCAATTTACCAGTCACTCCAAATGCTAAAAACCAGTAACGGGATTATGAACACGTTGGCCACAAACGGTGCCAACAAGTACGATTTCACAGTCCAAAATGATGGGGAGGTGGTGACGCTGGAGACGAAAGTTATGACCGCGACGATAACGGGGACGGTAAAAGATGAGGAGCCGTTGGTGGTGTATAAGGTTAATAAAGTCTTGTTGCCCAGGGAGTTGTTTAAGGCGGCTCCAGAGAAAAAAGCACCGGCGCCTAAGGGGGAGAAGGAGGTGGCGGATGGACCTAATGCCGATGCGCCTTCAGATGAATCGAATGATCAAACGGCAGATAATGATAACGGGGTCAATAAAATGGGCTGTGGGAGATTGGCTGTTGTAGCCCCGAGTTTCTTTTTTGGGGtggtgatgttttttttatttgaataa